Part of the Solirubrobacterales bacterium genome is shown below.
GAGAGGCCCTTCTCCCACTCGCGGATCGCCAGGTTCCGGACCACCTCGGCCAGCTCGAAGACGTCCCCCGTCTTGATCTTCTCGCGGTTGTGTTTGAACCGGCGGTTCCAGTTCTTCGGCATCTCCGATACCTCGCCGGTCAGGACGTCGATCACCCTGTTGACATCGTCGCCGTCGATGACCCTGCGCAAGCCGGCCCGATGAGCGTTCTCGCAGGGAACCATCACGGTCATGTTGTTGTGAAGGATCTTGATCGTCAGGTAGTCACGCTTCTCGCCGAGGAGGTCCTTCGTCTCCTTCTTCAACACCACCCCGGCCCCGTGGTGCGGATAGACGACGTTGTCGCCGATCTCGAATATGCACTCGACGGGGCCCAGCTCGGGTCCGATCTCTATCGCTTCCTCGGTAGCTAGCTCTGGAATGTCGGCCTCCTTATGTCGGACGGCCGCCGGGGCGGCCGTCGGGTTCATGGATAGCGGTCAACGATGTCGACCTCCTGAAGTCTGCGAAGCCCCTCCCGAATCTCCCGCGCGCGCGCCTCCCCCATGCCATCGATCGCCTCGAGCTCTTCCTGAGAG
Proteins encoded:
- a CDS encoding CarD family transcriptional regulator, which translates into the protein MNPTAAPAAVRHKEADIPELATEEAIEIGPELGPVECIFEIGDNVVYPHHGAGVVLKKETKDLLGEKRDYLTIKILHNNMTVMVPCENAHRAGLRRVIDGDDVNRVIDVLTGEVSEMPKNWNRRFKHNREKIKTGDVFELAEVVRNLAIREWEKGLSTGEKQMYTRAKKILASEFMYALGKDEEGAEAYLDELLEERFGAQAPA